Proteins encoded together in one Bacteroides ovatus window:
- a CDS encoding MG2 domain-containing protein, translating into MNRIGLPLFTLLFMLCIPLGAQQVLRDAIFYYLGQEMVGFPQEKMSIHTDRPSYLAGERIWFRTHLVDALQMKQANASRYVYVELIDPAAQLVKRIKLRPDSLGYFHGYFDVQEELPEGYYTLRAYTQFMRNVGTDYFAHKQVLISTPATQDLTPHVRLIEQGSSVATVIHFSSVGYADTLVPQEATIFPKGTLEEDGIRLKFRDGVAKFAFRKWEVNEQRTFLLQTVYNNKVASRFLSLPTDTTRFAVSFFPEGGSAIVGCNTLSDWLLVGLAIFCGCLYYSLLLNLGNVR; encoded by the coding sequence ATGAACAGAATAGGGCTTCCACTTTTTACGCTTCTCTTCATGCTCTGTATACCACTTGGCGCGCAACAGGTTTTACGGGATGCTATATTCTACTATCTTGGACAAGAGATGGTTGGTTTTCCGCAAGAGAAAATGAGCATTCATACTGACCGCCCTTCTTACTTGGCAGGTGAGCGTATTTGGTTTAGAACCCATCTGGTAGATGCGCTACAGATGAAGCAAGCTAATGCGAGTCGTTATGTGTATGTAGAGTTGATTGACCCTGCCGCACAACTCGTGAAGCGTATCAAGTTGAGGCCCGATTCTTTGGGTTATTTCCATGGTTATTTTGATGTTCAAGAAGAACTGCCTGAAGGGTATTATACCCTTCGGGCTTACACGCAATTTATGCGTAATGTAGGAACGGATTATTTCGCTCATAAACAGGTGCTTATCTCTACGCCGGCTACGCAAGATCTTACTCCTCATGTCCGGCTGATAGAACAAGGTAGCAGTGTGGCTACTGTCATTCATTTTAGTTCTGTAGGATATGCAGATACGTTAGTTCCACAGGAAGCTACTATCTTTCCGAAAGGTACGCTTGAGGAGGATGGCATTCGCTTAAAGTTTCGTGACGGTGTGGCAAAATTTGCTTTCCGTAAGTGGGAGGTGAATGAACAACGTACTTTTCTGCTTCAAACGGTATATAATAACAAGGTAGCCAGTCGCTTCCTGTCTCTTCCTACAGATACCACTCGTTTTGCTGTCAGCTTTTTCCCCGAAGGAGGTTCTGCTATCGTGGGTTGTAATACGCTGTCGGACTGGCTGCTCGTTGGACTGGCGATTTTTTGCGGTTGTCTTTATTACAGCCTGCTGCTGAATCTAGGCAACGTCCGTTGA
- a CDS encoding alpha-L-fucosidase, which produces MIRRKVFLLTAIAMMAIASGSVYAQSGLEAVGPVPNTMQLEWQRMEQYAFIHFSINTYTDQEWGDGSNDPKLFNPTELDCRQWARVCKESGLKGVILTAKHHDGFCLWPSKYTEYSVKNSPWREGRGDLVRELSDACREFGLKFGVYLSPWDRNRADYGRPSYVEYFRNQLTELLTNYGDVFEVWFDGANGGWGYYGGARENRVIDRATYYDWPGTIELIRKLQPNAIIWNEAGPDIRWCGNEGGSIGETNWSRFDAHEFVPGTADTDVLRFGREMGTDWVPGEVNVSIRPGWFYHTYEDSKVKSLSQLLNIYYNSVGRNATWLLNFPIDRRGLIHENDVKAMKELKVTLDQTFADNLARKTKATADSELSSKYSAAKAIDGKADTYWTAADGKKPVAITLKFKRPTTVNRLLIQEYIQLGQRVKSFKVEALVSNAAVDGHLPKQEWKELARETTIGYKRILRFGTVKADALRISIDDSDGTPLLSNVELYNAPQILHAPAVTRGKDGEVVIIPSDHESAVFYTLDGTVPTRSSRRYTGPVPTEGRVSVKAISVDETTGRESAISAESFDISHKKWAVISADRNAVWAIDGNHGSNWHQRGAMPADLTIDLGEKVEMRGFRYLPDQSALFASGFITFYEFYVSDNGSNWRKVTEGEFSNIRNNPAAWHTVEFAPVKARYVRLRAKANSSNDNVAGYSEFDIITN; this is translated from the coding sequence ATGATACGCAGGAAAGTTTTCTTATTGACCGCCATCGCTATGATGGCTATAGCGAGCGGAAGTGTGTATGCCCAGAGCGGATTGGAAGCTGTAGGCCCTGTTCCCAACACCATGCAATTGGAGTGGCAGCGGATGGAGCAGTATGCCTTCATCCATTTCTCGATAAACACTTATACCGACCAGGAGTGGGGTGACGGAAGTAACGATCCGAAACTCTTTAACCCCACGGAGTTAGATTGCCGACAGTGGGCGCGGGTATGCAAGGAGTCGGGGCTGAAGGGGGTGATACTTACGGCGAAACATCACGACGGATTCTGCCTGTGGCCGTCGAAGTATACCGAATACTCGGTGAAGAACTCGCCATGGCGCGAGGGACGGGGCGATTTGGTAAGGGAACTGTCGGATGCTTGTCGGGAGTTCGGATTGAAGTTCGGAGTGTATCTCTCGCCGTGGGATCGAAACCGAGCCGATTATGGACGCCCCTCTTACGTGGAATACTTCCGCAACCAGTTGACGGAGCTATTGACCAATTATGGCGACGTGTTTGAAGTATGGTTCGACGGGGCCAACGGTGGATGGGGATATTACGGTGGAGCGAGGGAGAATCGCGTGATAGACCGTGCGACATATTACGATTGGCCGGGAACAATAGAGCTGATACGCAAGCTACAACCGAATGCGATAATATGGAACGAGGCAGGACCTGACATCCGCTGGTGCGGTAATGAGGGAGGTTCTATAGGTGAAACCAACTGGAGCCGATTTGACGCTCATGAGTTTGTGCCGGGTACAGCAGATACGGATGTGCTGCGTTTTGGACGAGAGATGGGAACGGACTGGGTACCGGGCGAGGTGAACGTGTCGATACGTCCTGGATGGTTTTACCATACGTATGAGGACTCAAAAGTAAAGTCACTGTCGCAACTGCTCAACATATACTATAATTCCGTGGGGCGCAACGCTACATGGCTACTCAACTTTCCAATAGACCGCCGCGGACTCATTCATGAGAACGATGTCAAAGCAATGAAGGAACTGAAGGTAACGCTCGACCAGACCTTTGCAGATAATCTTGCACGAAAGACAAAGGCGACAGCCGACAGCGAGCTTAGTTCAAAATACAGCGCGGCAAAAGCCATCGATGGCAAGGCCGACACTTATTGGACGGCAGCAGACGGTAAGAAACCCGTCGCCATCACTCTGAAGTTCAAGAGACCGACAACTGTAAACAGACTGCTCATTCAGGAGTATATACAGCTGGGACAGAGAGTGAAATCATTCAAGGTAGAAGCTCTTGTCAGCAATGCAGCCGTTGACGGACATTTGCCTAAGCAAGAGTGGAAGGAATTGGCTCGCGAGACGACCATCGGATATAAGCGAATACTGAGATTTGGCACGGTGAAGGCGGATGCGCTGCGCATCAGCATAGATGACAGCGATGGCACGCCACTTTTATCTAATGTAGAGTTATACAATGCTCCGCAGATTCTCCATGCTCCGGCAGTGACGAGAGGTAAGGATGGCGAGGTGGTGATCATTCCATCAGACCATGAGTCGGCGGTATTCTACACGCTTGATGGAACGGTACCCACACGTTCGTCGCGGCGATACACTGGTCCTGTACCGACAGAGGGTAGGGTAAGCGTAAAAGCGATTTCCGTCGATGAAACAACTGGCAGGGAGAGTGCCATAAGTGCGGAGTCATTTGATATCTCACACAAGAAGTGGGCAGTAATCTCTGCCGACCGTAATGCAGTATGGGCTATTGACGGTAATCACGGCAGCAACTGGCATCAGCGCGGAGCGATGCCTGCTGACTTGACGATTGACCTCGGCGAGAAAGTGGAGATGCGCGGCTTCCGCTATCTGCCCGACCAAAGCGCCCTTTTCGCCTCAGGCTTCATCACATTTTATGAATTTTACGTATCTGACAACGGCAGTAACTGGCGGAAAGTGACTGAAGGCGAATTCTCTAACATCCGCAATAACCCCGCAGCGTGGCATACCGTGGAGTTCGCCCCGGTGAAAGCCCGTTATGTGAGGCTGAGAGCCAAGGCGAACAGTAGTAATGACAATGTGGCGGGATATTCGGAATTTGATATCATAACGAATTAA
- a CDS encoding glycosyl hydrolase 115 family protein, producing MNRKQLLLLCALWMSIAFPVLAIDHPGITTNTLRSGAFTLLQDAKPTPILMDAADQKGINIAVTNLAEDFRRVSGTQAEVLSTPRTNRFILVGSLESKYIQQLVKNDKLDVKMLQGKNEQYLITCVKQPFEDVEEALVIVGSDRRGTIYGTYELSEQIGVSPWYWWADVPVVKQQNLAIERGNYTAGEPAVKYRGLFFNDEAPCLTNWVKQAFGTNYGGHEFYAKCFELIRV from the coding sequence ATGAACAGAAAACAGTTATTACTATTGTGTGCTCTTTGGATGTCAATTGCTTTTCCTGTCTTAGCTATCGACCACCCAGGTATCACTACAAATACGCTGCGTAGCGGAGCCTTTACGCTGTTGCAAGATGCTAAACCTACGCCCATTCTCATGGATGCGGCCGATCAGAAAGGTATCAACATTGCCGTGACTAATCTGGCTGAGGATTTCCGTCGTGTTAGCGGTACTCAAGCTGAAGTGCTTTCTACACCTCGCACGAATCGTTTTATCTTGGTAGGTAGCTTAGAGAGTAAGTATATTCAGCAACTTGTTAAGAACGACAAGCTCGATGTCAAGATGCTACAGGGTAAAAATGAACAGTATCTCATTACCTGTGTCAAGCAGCCCTTTGAAGATGTTGAAGAAGCTTTGGTTATAGTGGGGAGTGACCGTCGTGGCACCATTTATGGAACCTATGAATTGTCGGAACAGATTGGTGTATCACCTTGGTATTGGTGGGCCGATGTACCTGTGGTGAAACAGCAGAATCTCGCCATCGAGCGTGGCAACTATACCGCTGGCGAACCTGCCGTGAAATACCGTGGTCTCTTCTTTAACGATGAGGCTCCTTGCCTCACCAACTGGGTGAAGCAAGCCTTTGGCACCAACTACGGTGGCCATGAGTTCTATGCCAAATGCTTTGAGCTCATCCGTGTTTGA
- a CDS encoding glycoside hydrolase family 27 protein codes for MKKIFVLLMVFCMQMAYQSAQAQSNQKYWKYAPRPVLGWNSWDIFGTTVTEQQAKEQADAMARYLLPSGYKYFTVDIQWYEPNSKGHSYKKGAKLTMDEYGRLTPGLKKFPSAAGGKGFKPLADYVHSKGLKFGIHIMRGIPKQAVEQNTPVLGTNVKAQDIAITKSICHWNPDMYGVDATKPEGQAYYQSIIQMYADWGVDFIKVDDISRPYSEIQQAEIEAIRKAIDKTGREIVLSLSPGATPVKMGSHVMNHANQWRITDDFWDKWDHLYAMFERLDVWTPYRGEGHFPDADMLPIGYVSFGRTTRFTPNEQYTLMSLWTIGRSPLIFGGDMTRLDDFTKELLTNPEMLKVNQQSTNNRQFSRENNLIVWVADIPGSKDKYVAFFNAQGKESSDAIVSEISIDLTQLGFKKKVKVRDLWQHKDLGKFKGSFSQKIKRHGAGLYRIIY; via the coding sequence ATGAAAAAAATATTCGTTTTATTGATGGTCTTCTGCATGCAGATGGCCTATCAAAGTGCACAAGCGCAATCTAATCAAAAATATTGGAAATATGCTCCCCGACCAGTGCTGGGCTGGAACTCGTGGGACATTTTCGGTACTACCGTCACCGAGCAGCAAGCCAAGGAACAGGCTGACGCCATGGCTCGGTACTTGCTGCCCAGTGGCTATAAGTATTTTACAGTTGATATCCAGTGGTATGAACCCAATTCAAAGGGACATTCATATAAAAAAGGTGCCAAGCTCACTATGGATGAATATGGACGCCTCACACCCGGGTTAAAGAAATTCCCCTCGGCAGCGGGTGGCAAGGGCTTCAAGCCGCTGGCCGATTATGTACACAGTAAAGGCCTGAAGTTCGGTATCCACATCATGCGCGGTATTCCCAAACAAGCTGTAGAACAGAACACTCCTGTATTGGGAACTAACGTCAAGGCACAGGACATTGCCATTACTAAGTCTATCTGCCATTGGAACCCTGATATGTATGGAGTGGATGCTACCAAACCTGAAGGACAGGCCTACTATCAGTCTATCATCCAGATGTACGCCGATTGGGGAGTGGACTTCATTAAGGTGGATGATATTTCTCGTCCGTACAGTGAGATTCAGCAGGCTGAGATAGAAGCCATTCGCAAGGCCATCGACAAAACAGGTCGTGAGATTGTGTTGAGCCTTTCTCCCGGCGCTACGCCTGTGAAAATGGGTAGTCATGTGATGAACCATGCAAATCAATGGCGCATTACTGACGACTTCTGGGACAAATGGGACCATCTCTATGCCATGTTTGAGCGCCTTGATGTGTGGACTCCTTATCGTGGCGAGGGGCATTTTCCTGATGCGGACATGTTGCCCATTGGCTATGTGAGCTTTGGTCGTACCACCCGCTTCACTCCTAATGAACAATACACCTTGATGAGCCTTTGGACTATCGGTCGTTCTCCATTGATTTTTGGTGGTGATATGACTCGTCTTGATGACTTCACTAAGGAGTTGCTTACTAACCCCGAGATGCTAAAGGTCAACCAGCAGAGCACCAACAACCGCCAATTCTCTCGTGAGAATAACCTCATTGTGTGGGTGGCTGACATTCCGGGTAGTAAGGACAAGTATGTAGCTTTCTTCAATGCGCAAGGCAAGGAATCGAGTGACGCTATCGTATCTGAAATAAGCATCGACCTCACCCAACTGGGCTTTAAGAAGAAGGTGAAAGTGCGCGACCTTTGGCAACACAAAGATCTTGGCAAGTTCAAGGGTAGCTTTAGCCAAAAAATCAAACGACATGGCGCAGGGCTGTACCGTATTATCTATTAA
- a CDS encoding Plug domain-containing protein, whose amino-acid sequence MSLLQPAAESRQRPLTLVAQLRGLVLYANPWDYNQPKITFERSFFPAGITHLMLIDDKKNIVSERLVFNMRADVKADLTAATDKPAYEPRQKVNLALTLKDALGHPLKGNFSLSVVDGHDVKPDSTQNILSDLLLTSDLRGYIEQPLSYFQGNKLQSHQLDLLMMTQGWRRYNIPEVVKGNVTEKLSYPLETSDVVKGRVEGFLKGLKDANLTLLAIRDSLLGTHVAIPDKDGYFSFDQMEYPERTKYIIQALKSKRGSAGVFLTLDSVISPAQPQLKLLQPRTPLLAERNYVMKMDQKYTLENGMRVYNLGEILVTARRKSNTAGDSPYYSANVSRVISRKDIEKGNFSSVLDMVRLLPGVAVIGSEVTYRGQPTLVILDNMPEENFDYERLIPDDVGDLFFAPPTTVGPVFGGRGANGAIVINTRRGFVEKNTVNNNMAIVRPIGYQQSVEFYSPVYDTPEKLKSTKPDLRSTIYWNPAVTTDEHGEAHISFYTADSSSRYRLAVEGVSAIGAIICSEQDLF is encoded by the coding sequence TTGTCTTTATTACAGCCTGCTGCTGAATCTAGGCAACGTCCGTTGACTCTGGTAGCGCAGCTCAGAGGGCTGGTTTTATATGCAAACCCTTGGGATTATAACCAGCCAAAAATTACATTCGAGCGTAGTTTCTTTCCTGCCGGTATCACGCATTTGATGCTGATTGATGATAAAAAGAACATAGTCAGTGAACGACTGGTCTTTAATATGCGTGCTGATGTGAAGGCTGACCTCACTGCTGCAACAGACAAGCCTGCTTATGAGCCTCGACAAAAAGTGAATTTAGCACTTACGTTGAAAGATGCGTTAGGACATCCGTTGAAAGGTAACTTTTCTTTGTCCGTGGTGGATGGCCATGATGTGAAGCCTGACTCAACGCAGAACATCCTTTCCGATTTGTTGCTGACTTCTGATTTACGTGGTTATATCGAGCAACCTCTTTCTTATTTTCAAGGGAATAAATTACAGTCACATCAGTTGGATTTACTCATGATGACTCAAGGTTGGAGAAGATATAATATCCCTGAAGTGGTGAAAGGAAATGTTACGGAAAAACTATCCTATCCGCTTGAAACCAGCGATGTGGTGAAGGGTAGGGTAGAAGGCTTTCTCAAAGGACTGAAAGATGCTAATCTGACACTCTTGGCCATCCGAGATTCATTGTTGGGTACTCATGTAGCAATCCCGGATAAGGATGGTTATTTCAGTTTCGACCAAATGGAATATCCGGAACGTACCAAATACATCATTCAAGCACTTAAATCCAAACGAGGAAGTGCAGGTGTTTTCTTGACACTTGATTCTGTCATTTCTCCTGCACAACCGCAATTGAAACTATTACAGCCACGTACACCTCTGCTTGCCGAGCGTAATTATGTGATGAAAATGGATCAAAAATATACGTTGGAGAATGGAATGCGTGTGTATAACTTGGGTGAAATATTGGTCACGGCCCGTCGTAAAAGTAATACAGCTGGTGACTCTCCCTATTATTCGGCCAATGTGTCCAGAGTCATTTCACGGAAAGACATAGAAAAAGGAAACTTCAGTTCTGTGCTTGATATGGTTCGTCTGTTGCCGGGTGTGGCGGTGATAGGTTCGGAAGTAACCTATCGCGGACAGCCTACATTGGTAATATTGGATAATATGCCTGAGGAGAATTTTGATTATGAACGGTTGATACCTGATGATGTGGGTGACTTGTTTTTTGCTCCCCCTACCACGGTGGGACCTGTCTTTGGCGGTCGGGGTGCCAATGGAGCCATTGTTATCAATACCCGTAGAGGTTTTGTAGAAAAAAATACGGTGAATAATAATATGGCTATAGTGCGCCCCATCGGCTATCAGCAGTCTGTAGAGTTTTACTCTCCGGTCTATGATACTCCCGAAAAACTCAAATCAACCAAGCCCGATTTGCGCTCTACTATCTATTGGAATCCGGCTGTAACAACAGACGAACATGGCGAGGCGCATATATCTTTCTATACGGCTGATTCTTCTTCACGGTATCGTCTGGCGGTGGAAGGTGTTAGTGCTATAGGAGCGATTATCTGTAGTGAACAAGATTTATTTTGA
- a CDS encoding family 43 glycosylhydrolase → MHYQLNMIWYLLCYFFVCSSVEAQPTTSIGQTNDKLIPILRGDYADPSIMRDGNDYYMTHSSFDYLPGLTVLHSTDLLHWTPVSYALKERLGSVWAPDITKCGDKYYIYFTVAGQPSGGNYVVWANSPFGPWSNPINLHVKHIDPGHAVDKEGKRWLFLSGGHRVKLRDDGLAIDGPVEKVYEGWTFPEDWVVTGFGLEAPKVRRIGDYYYLMCAQGGTMGPPTAHMSVLARSKSINGPWENSPYNPVVHTWNYEEKWWNKGHGSLIDTPQGEWYIVYHAYEKDYVNLGRQTLIEPLEMTSDGWLRLKKGKCSIGKAMKQLERMPLKDYSMYQHLSEFRVGKEWRFYQDYDASRYSNYGESVTIKGKGDSPYHSSPLLFVAGCHSYELEVEIELSGKAIAGLVVWYNNQYMVGSGISQTKRYSYRRTVATGRGLHPATRRVWLRLKNDRNSISGSYSLDGKTWKRDAWGMEVSGFDNNTLGGFMSVLPGIFVCGEGEATFRHFKFMPINN, encoded by the coding sequence ATGCATTATCAATTGAATATGATTTGGTACCTCTTGTGTTATTTTTTTGTTTGTTCTTCTGTAGAGGCACAGCCTACTACTTCTATTGGTCAAACAAATGATAAGCTGATACCCATTCTTCGGGGCGATTACGCAGATCCTTCGATTATGCGGGATGGTAATGATTACTATATGACGCATTCTTCGTTTGATTATCTACCCGGCTTGACTGTACTTCATTCTACAGATTTGCTTCACTGGACTCCAGTCAGCTATGCGTTGAAAGAGCGTTTGGGTTCTGTTTGGGCTCCGGATATTACAAAGTGTGGTGATAAATATTATATATATTTTACTGTAGCTGGTCAGCCGAGTGGGGGTAATTATGTAGTCTGGGCTAATTCACCCTTTGGACCTTGGAGTAATCCTATTAATCTCCATGTGAAACACATCGATCCTGGTCATGCGGTTGATAAAGAAGGTAAGCGCTGGCTATTCCTAAGCGGTGGGCATCGAGTTAAGTTAAGAGATGATGGCTTAGCTATAGATGGACCCGTTGAAAAGGTATACGAAGGTTGGACTTTTCCTGAGGATTGGGTGGTGACTGGCTTTGGATTAGAAGCTCCTAAGGTAAGGCGCATTGGTGACTATTACTATTTGATGTGTGCACAGGGAGGTACCATGGGACCGCCTACAGCTCATATGTCCGTGTTGGCTCGATCTAAATCCATCAATGGTCCATGGGAAAATTCACCTTATAACCCAGTAGTACATACTTGGAACTATGAGGAGAAGTGGTGGAACAAGGGGCATGGTTCACTCATAGATACTCCGCAAGGTGAATGGTATATAGTTTATCATGCTTATGAAAAAGACTATGTCAATCTAGGACGTCAAACTTTAATAGAACCTTTAGAAATGACTTCAGATGGATGGCTGAGGCTGAAAAAAGGAAAATGTTCCATTGGTAAAGCGATGAAGCAACTGGAGCGTATGCCACTCAAGGATTATAGTATGTATCAGCATCTATCAGAGTTTAGGGTTGGAAAAGAATGGCGTTTTTACCAAGATTATGATGCTAGTCGCTATTCGAATTATGGTGAATCTGTTACTATCAAGGGCAAAGGAGATAGTCCTTATCATTCTTCGCCTTTGCTTTTTGTGGCTGGTTGTCACTCTTATGAATTAGAGGTAGAGATAGAATTAAGTGGGAAAGCCATTGCAGGATTGGTCGTTTGGTACAATAACCAATATATGGTAGGCTCTGGTATTAGTCAAACTAAGCGCTATTCTTATCGTCGTACAGTTGCTACAGGTCGCGGCTTACATCCTGCTACCCGACGCGTATGGCTTCGGCTAAAAAATGACCGGAACTCCATCTCAGGCAGTTATAGCCTTGATGGCAAGACTTGGAAGCGAGATGCTTGGGGAATGGAAGTTTCTGGTTTTGATAACAATACGCTGGGTGGCTTTATGAGTGTCTTACCAGGCATTTTTGTTTGTGGTGAAGGTGAAGCTACCTTTAGGCATTTTAAATTTATGCCTATTAATAATTAA
- a CDS encoding right-handed parallel beta-helix repeat-containing protein, which yields MKYFYLLGLIAVLSFAACSDNNEELNEIVLGHQSAVFVGESVDVPSTGGSVNVTIDWNNTEWEIEYESNDNSFISSLSANVGGKAIGEGQTIVTIQCAANTTGEKRSQSINLISKATGNQVSLTLNQLADGIDVKLYRRLYVSPSDSQEKPDGSLEKPFKKISDAALKVEAGDTVLIAGGTYFEENITPITSGTAEAMIVFKPLSDNDKVTIKHPGKQFTTDGTPVFNLYQRSYIWVEGFTFKSYYYSGWTFEMKEANHCVVINNHFEDIGNDKIVNTGISLIRLYNSSDNVICNNYFKATYGDGVGMGRESNNNLLANNTFIEFKGKARGWAGEGSSFTTNITLGDEMEFDSNNLIAFNYSTKGRSLFWADRNGSDNIILRNLGYDAGTFIFDESRCKRNIIQENIGYKINGPAFETARYETGYTEDERLINNIAYKASIGFFMSKSWRAVVRNNIAYLCKDYSFSFDETAAACGPHIFEYNLWGTTQNNGNNCLNYLNQKKPASYLVEQQGGINGPTGDPMFANPDNGDFTLKSGSPAIGAGKLGQDLGAFAVYPPTSYGWNEEWKLSKGVCVSFSKPVTDCVALGQHIVFVKLSSPSSKAISVKVKAVAGDARPCIDYTMVDEISFAPGEVSKAILVNVVDNGFDDNQLLCLQITQVNGAQIGPRNIHAIRIER from the coding sequence ATGAAATATTTTTATCTATTAGGATTGATTGCGGTATTATCATTCGCCGCTTGTTCGGATAATAATGAGGAACTCAACGAGATTGTATTGGGTCATCAGAGTGCTGTATTTGTTGGTGAAAGTGTGGATGTACCATCTACAGGTGGATCGGTGAATGTAACCATTGATTGGAATAATACGGAATGGGAGATAGAATATGAATCGAACGACAATTCTTTTATTTCAAGTCTATCTGCCAATGTCGGCGGCAAAGCTATAGGCGAAGGTCAGACGATAGTCACGATTCAATGTGCTGCCAACACAACCGGTGAAAAACGTAGTCAAAGCATTAATCTGATATCTAAAGCTACAGGCAATCAGGTATCCCTCACCTTGAATCAGCTTGCCGATGGCATAGACGTGAAACTATATCGACGTCTTTATGTGTCACCTTCTGATTCGCAGGAAAAGCCTGACGGATCGTTGGAAAAACCGTTTAAAAAAATATCGGATGCTGCACTCAAAGTGGAAGCCGGTGACACGGTATTGATTGCCGGAGGGACTTATTTTGAGGAAAATATTACTCCCATTACTTCTGGTACTGCCGAAGCAATGATTGTGTTTAAACCTCTTTCGGACAATGATAAGGTGACCATCAAACATCCCGGCAAGCAGTTTACTACTGATGGAACGCCGGTGTTTAACCTCTATCAGCGCAGCTATATATGGGTTGAAGGATTCACATTTAAGAGTTATTATTATTCTGGATGGACTTTTGAAATGAAGGAAGCTAATCATTGTGTGGTTATCAATAATCATTTCGAAGACATAGGTAATGATAAGATTGTGAATACCGGCATCTCATTGATTCGTCTATACAATTCATCCGATAATGTGATTTGCAATAACTATTTTAAGGCTACATATGGCGATGGTGTTGGTATGGGACGTGAGTCCAACAACAACCTGTTGGCAAACAATACTTTTATTGAATTCAAAGGGAAGGCTCGTGGATGGGCAGGTGAAGGCTCATCGTTCACTACTAATATCACACTAGGTGACGAGATGGAATTTGACTCGAACAATCTGATTGCTTTTAATTATTCTACGAAAGGTCGTTCGTTGTTTTGGGCCGACCGTAATGGTAGTGATAATATCATTCTTCGTAATCTTGGTTATGACGCAGGGACGTTTATCTTTGACGAGTCACGCTGCAAACGTAATATCATTCAAGAAAATATAGGTTATAAAATTAATGGTCCTGCTTTCGAAACAGCTAGATATGAGACGGGGTATACCGAGGATGAACGTTTGATCAATAACATTGCATATAAAGCTAGTATAGGCTTTTTCATGTCGAAGTCATGGCGTGCTGTCGTTCGTAACAACATAGCATACCTCTGTAAGGATTATAGCTTTTCGTTTGATGAAACAGCTGCCGCATGTGGTCCGCATATCTTTGAATACAACCTTTGGGGGACTACACAGAATAACGGTAATAATTGCTTGAATTATCTGAACCAAAAGAAACCTGCAAGCTATCTTGTAGAGCAACAGGGTGGTATTAATGGACCTACGGGTGACCCTATGTTTGCCAACCCAGACAATGGCGATTTTACGTTGAAGAGTGGTAGTCCGGCTATCGGGGCCGGTAAGCTTGGCCAGGATTTAGGGGCATTCGCAGTATATCCTCCTACAAGCTATGGATGGAATGAAGAGTGGAAACTGTCGAAGGGCGTATGCGTGAGCTTCTCAAAACCTGTTACCGATTGTGTGGCATTAGGCCAGCATATCGTTTTTGTCAAACTAAGTTCTCCTTCCTCAAAGGCTATTTCTGTAAAGGTTAAGGCCGTAGCAGGTGATGCTCGTCCCTGCATTGATTACACAATGGTCGATGAAATATCTTTTGCTCCGGGTGAAGTGAGTAAAGCAATACTTGTTAATGTTGTGGATAATGGCTTTGATGATAATCAATTGCTATGTCTACAGATAACACAGGTGAATGGCGCACAGATCGGTCCCCGTAATATTCATGCTATTCGCATTGAACGTTAG